The DNA window CCACCGCCACTTCCGCCAGCGTGCCGACGGCGCTGTAGTAGGTCACCGCCGCATTGTTGCGCTGGGTTGGCGGGTAGTAGACCTGCCCACGCGCCAGCGGTTTGAATTCGCCGCCGGCATTGCGCAGCGCCATGCCGTCGATCGGCAGGCGTTCGCTTTTGCCGTTCATCGTGAAATCAGCCTCCGCCCATTGCCAGCGGTTGAAGACGTGTACCGCCGCGCCGGTGACGCCGCCCATCTGATAAGCCGTCTTGGCCAGCAGTTCGAGGCTCAGCACCGACATGCCCGCCGCCGTCAGGCCGCCTTCGACCCAACGCGCATCTTCACGCCGCACCACCAGCGGCGCCGCCTGGCCGCCGCCGATGCCGGCCTGCCACAACGCCATCGCCGCCGGCCACAGGCCGTGATCGAAGATCAGGCGCGCCGCTTCGCGGGTGCTGTGCGAGAAGTAATAGGCCGAGTTGCTGGCGCTGGACGGCGAACAGTAGCTCGGCGTCCAGTTAGGGTTGGTTTGCAGCTTGTCCTGATCTTCTTGCGACATCAGGTAGGGATCGCCGCTGGTGACCATCGGCAGCACCGACCAGTCGGTGACCGAGAAATGCGCTTCGTCGGCCGGTTTGCCCAGCCACTGTGCGCACAGCACCGACTGCGAGGTCGACATGCCGGTGCCCATCTCCGCGCCGCTGTGATGCAGCGTGATGCGGCCGTCTTCGCTCAGCTCCACCCGGGCGAATGAGGTTTCCGCCCCGGTGCCAAAGTCTTTTTGCACGCAGCCGAAGCCAACGCCATAGCGCTTGCCGGGATGGCGGCTCTCAAACTCGGCCTTGCGTTCGGCGCGCTTGAGCCACATCTCATGCTTCGCCGCCTTCTCCAGCACTTCATCGGCGCGGATCGCACCGGCCGGGATCGCTCCCTGGGTGTTTTTCATGCCGGATTTCAGCACGTTGCGCAGACGGAATTCGATCGGGTCGATCTTCAGTTCGGCGGCCAGCTCGTCCACCATCATCTCGGTGGCGGCCATGCTCTGCAGCGTGCCGTAACCGCGCGCCGAGCCGGCATCGATGGCGCGCGAGGCCAGCCCGACCGACGACAGATCGCTTTTGGGGAAGTAGTAAATCGACTGGGCGGCGGTCGCGCCGACCATCACCACCGAAGGGGTAAAGTTGCTGCGGCCGCCGCCGTCCGCCGTCATGTCGCCGAGGAACGACTGCATAACGCCGGTCTGGCGATTCACCGCGATGCGGTAATTCATATCGAACGCATGGCGCTTCAGCGCCGTCTGGAACTGCTCGAAGCGGTCATTGGCCAGGCGCACCGGGTGGCCGTCGCCGTACATCGCCGCCACCGCGCCATAATACGGGAAGTTGTAGTGATCTTTCGAACCGTAGCCCACGGTGTAACACGGGTGCAGGATCAGCTGTTTCACCGGCGGGTTGCGCTTGGCCAGCATGCGCGGCATCTCGTCGGCCACTTCCTGCGGCGACTGGGTCGGCACCACCAGATGCAGCGTTTGCGTCTGCGCGTCGAACCAGCCGTTGGCGTTGTCGGGCTCCAGCGCCGAGGTGTCGATCGACTGCGTGGTGTAGCGGCGCGACATCACCAGCCAATCGGCCGGCGGATTGGCCATCTCGTCGGCGATCAGGCCCGCATAGCGCATGCCTTCCTGATCCAGCTTGCCGCCCTCGCGCCCTTCCGGCCACACCGGCAGGTGTTTTTTCATCGATACCGGGAAGATTGGCGTGTCCTTCAGGCTGGAGAAGCGATCGTCGTCGAACGGTTGATCGCCCCCTACCCGCACATAGCGGAAGCTGCCCCAGGGATCGCGCTCCAGCGGGCCGGTGACCGCGCCGTATTTGATGGTTTCTTCGCGGAATTTCAACTTGTCCTTGGCGAAGCGGAAACGGGCGAAGTCGTGATAGATCAGGATCGCCACCGCCTGGCCGAGGTAGGCCGGGGTTTTGCCGCTCGGCAGCAGCATGTCGTCACCGTAGAACGCCGGGAAGGCCAGGCCGTCGCGCGCCAGATCTTCCGCCGTCACCAGGCGATCCGGCTGCAGGTCATCCCCCAACAGCGACAGATCGATCCCTTCGAACAGCCGGTCGGCTTTGGTGACGCGCAGAATGAAGGCGTGCGCCTGTTTCTGCGGCCAGTGCGGCATGTCCACCGCGCGGATATCGCGCGCGAACACTTTTTGCCCCATGACCTTGGCGCGGCCGTCGATGCGGAAACGGACGCGTTTGGTCTGCGGATCCCAGTTGGGTGACTGGAGGATTTTTTGCTCGAACAGCGCGGCGTAGGCGCGGCTGTACAGGGGCGCGAGATACACAGACACCCCCGCAATCACGGCGCTTTTGATAAAGCGGCGCCGCGACGGGTTGAAATTGCTCATAAATAAGTCCTTCACGTCTTTCTTGTAATTGGTTTTTGTTCGCGGTGTTGTTGCGCAAACGCTGACGACCTTGCCGTAGACGTCATAAGCATATGCTTATAACTAAAATTATGTGATGATTAACAGGCTGTTTTCAACAAAAAAACATTTGCAAAACACAGGTAGTTTGTAGGCTAATAAATAATTTGCGCAAACGCGGACTTCAACCATGACCACGGGCATTGTCATTACCGCCGCCGGACGCGGGGAGCGCTTTATTCAGGCCGGCGGCCAGGGCAACAAATTGAACACCGGATTTGCCGACGCGGCGGGTGAGCGGCGATCGCTGTTCGAACACACCCTGCGCCAGGCATTGGCCTCCGGCCTGCCGGTACAGGTGGTGACCCGGCCGGATAATCTGCCGGTGCTGGCAGCGTGCGCCGCCAATCAGGTGCCGGTCACCCTGCTCGCCAGTTCGGGCCTCGGCGACTCGATCGCCGCGGGCGTTGCGGCCACACCGCACTGGCAGGGCTGGCTGATCCACCTGGCCGATATGCCGTTCGTCGGCGCCGAGGTTTTCCGGCAGGTGGCGGATGCCTTACGGCAGCACGCGATCGTGCGCCCCTGCTATGCGCAACAGCCCGGCCACCCGGTCGGCTTTTCCGCCCTATTGCGCAAACCCCTTTGCCAACTGCGCGGCGATAATGGCGCGCGTGAACTGCTGCAAGGCGCGGCATTGCACCTGCTGCCGCTTGAGCACCCCGGCGTCGTGCAGGATATTGATCTTCCATCGCAACTCCCGGCCAGCGAGTAAATTCACCTATGCAACATCTTGATGTCACCGTGGTCAGCCAGGCGATAAGCTGGCTGCAGCAACAGCCGGTCTGGTTATGCACCGTGCTCAGTACCTATGGCTCTTCGCCGCGGTCGCCGGGCGCGCTGATGGCGGCGACTCGCGACGGCCGCTACAGTGGTTCGCTGTCGGGCGGCTGCGTGGAGGAGGATTTTTTGCGCCGCGTGGCCGCCGGGGAGTATCAGGCGGCCAGCCAGGTGATCCGTTACGGCGAAGGCGGCATGACGCCCAACGTGGCGCTGCCCTGCGGCGGCGTGCTGGACGTGCTGATCGAATACCTGCCGGCGGGTGAAGACAGCATCGCTTACCTGCAACGCATCGCCGGCGCGCTGGAAGGGCATCACGCGTTGATCAAACGCCTGACGCTGCCCAACGCCTGCCACTGCCTCGAGCAGAGCCACTTCACCAGTGCTACGCAGGTCGAACGCCGGCTCGAGCAGATCACCCTGCACATCGCGGCCGCGCCGCGCCTGCTGATCGCCGGGCTGTCCAGCGTGGCGCTGTACTGCGCCGATTTCGCCGTGGCGCTGGGGTTTGAGGTGCTGGTGTGCGAGAGCCGTCCGGAAGTACTGGATAACTTTGCCGCCGAGCTGAAACCGGGCGTGACGCTGCTGCGTCAGTTTCCGGCCAAATTTATTGAGGAAGGGGGATGCCACGCCAATACCGCCGTCGTGGCGCTGACCCACGATCCGCGCATGGACGACCTGACGCTGATGGAAGCGATCCACACCCCGGCGTTTTACATCGGCGCCATGGGATCGCTCAGAAACAGCGCGCGGCGGCGCCAGCGTTTGCAGCAGATTGCCGAATTCACGCCGCAGGAGCTGGAACGCATCCATGCGCCGATCGGCCTGCCGCTGGGCAGCAAAACCCCGGCGGAGATCGCCCTGGCGGTGATGGCGGCGATCGTGCAGCAAAAAAACCGGCTGCCGGCCGCCGACGGGATCAATGCAGCGGCACCACCGGCACCAGATGTTGAAGCTCCAAATACAGCTCCTCTTTCCCGCTCAGCGAATAGCTGAACACCGTCATGTCCGGCCCGTCACCGCGGGCCAGCCCCATTTCGGGCAACACCTGCGTGTAGATTTGAATGATGTGGTCGTTGAGCGCCACCGGCTTGCCGGAATAGCGAAAAAGGCAAAACTCGCCGTGGATCTCCGGCAGCGCCTCCAGCACCACGCCTTCGCGCAGCGGGTATTCCGTCGTCACGCCCAGGGTATAATCGACCCTGACCCGCTCGCCGTCCGGTACCAGTTGGGTAAACGAATAGGTTTGCGTCGGGCGCTCGCCCAACAAGGTGTAGAACTGCCCCCGCAGCGCGCTGCGCTGCGGCAGGTGCGACTTGTCCAGCTTCTCGATATCCAGGTGATAAGCGTACTGTTTGCCGTGAAAGGCGTATTGCCCTCTGGCAATGCTGACGCGTTCAACCTGAATATCGCCGGGCTGGCTGGCCGCCAGCGAACGCACCAGATTGCTGAAGTCCTGCTTGCGGGCATGGCGATACACGCTGGGCGATTCGGCGAAGTGTTTCTTGAAACAGCGCGAGAACGTCTGCTGGTTATCGAATTGGTATTCGACCGAGATATCGAGGATGCTCTTCTGCGTGAAACGCAAGGCGAAGGCGGCGAGGTAGAGGCGGCGAGCGCGGATATACGAGGCTAACGATAATCCGGTCTGCTTCTTAAACATACGCTGCAGGTACCATTTCGTATAGCCAGACTTGGCGGAAACGATATCCAACGACAGTGGATTGGTCAGGTTATCTTCAATCCAGACCAGCAATTCCCTGATATGACTTTCCTGCGTTCCCATGTGCTTGCCGAACCTTCTGTTGCCGATATTCCATTAGTCGAATTTTAGTGCTATCCGCGTAGGGTATACAGGTTAAAACTCGACGTCCAGCAAGCTACAGGACTTTACACACTCCCCTTCACCGCCCGCAGGCGGCGAAGGGGGCAGCGCTTATTTCAGGCAGCTGGAGCACTGGCCGGCCTGGATCTTCTGGAAGAAGTCATTGCCTTTGTCATCCACCAGGATAAACGCCGGGAAATCCTCCACTTCGATTTTCCAGATCGCTTCCATGCCCAGCTCAGGATACTCCACGCACTCCAGGCTCTTGATGCTCTGCTGCGCCAGCACTGCCGCCGGGCCGCCGATGCTGCCGAGATAGAAACCGCCGTGTTTGTGACAGGCATCCGTCACCTGCTGGCTGCGGTTGCCTTTCGCCAGCATGATCATGCTGCCGCCGTGGGACTGCAGCAGATCGACGTAAGAGTCCATACGCCCGGCGGTGGTTGGCCCCAGCGAACCGGACGCGTAGCCCTCCGGCGTTTTGGCCGGGCCGGCGTAGTAGATCGGGTGATCCTTGACGTACTGCGGCAGCCCTTCACCACGATCCAGACGCTCTTTCAGCTTGGCGTGCGCGATATCGCGGCCGACGATGATGGTGCCGCTCAGCGACAGACGGGTGGAAACCGGGTACTGCGACAGCTGTTTGAGGATCTCGGCCATCGGGCGGTTGAGATCGACTTTGATCGCTTCACCTTCCCCGGCCTGACGCAGCTCCTGAGGAATGAATTTACCCGGATTGTGCTCCAGTTTTTCCAGCCAGATGCCATCGCGGTTGATCTTGCCTTTGATGTTGCGGTCCGCCGAGCAGGAAACACCCATGCCGACCGGGCAGGACGCGCCGTGGCGCGGCAGACGCACCACGCGGATATCGTGCGCGAAGTATTTGCCGCCGAACTGCGCGCCCAGACCCAGATTCTGCGCTTCTTGCAGCAGTTCCGCTTCGAGTTCCAGATCGCGGAACGCCTGGCCATGCTCGTTGCCCTCGGTTGGCAGGCCATCGTAATACTTGGTCGAGGCCAGCTTGACGGTTTTCAGCGTCGCTTCCGCCGAGGTGCCGCCGATGACGAACGCCACGTGGTACGGCGGGCAAGCCGCGGTGCCTAACGTACGCATCTTGTCGACCAGGTAGTTTTTCAGTTTGCCCGGCGACAGCAGCGCCTTGGTTTCCTGATACAGATAGGTTTTGTTGGCGGAACCGCCGCCCTTGGCGATGCACAGGAACTTGTACTCTTCGCCGTCCACGCTGTAGAGATCGATCTGCGCCGGCAGGTTGCTGCCGGTATTAACCTCTTTATACATATCCAGCGCGGCGTTCTGCGAATAGCGCAGGTTCTCTTCGATGTAGGTGTTGTACACCCCGCGCGACAACGCCGCTTCATCGCCGCCGCCGGTCCAGACGCGCTGGCCCTTTTTGCCGACGATGATCGCCGTGCCGGTGTCCTGGCAGGTCGGTAAAATACCCTTGGCGGCGATTTCTGAGTTACGCAGAAATTGCAGCGCAACGTACTTGTCGTTTTCGCTGGCATCCGGATCGTCGAGGATATCGGCCACCTGCTGCTGGTGCGCCGGGCGCAGCATGAACGAGGCGTCGTGGAACGCATGCTGGGCAAGCAGGGTTAACGCTTCAGGGGCAACTTTCAGAATTTCCTGGCCTTCAAATTCGCTCACGGAAACGTGGTCGCGGCTCAGCAGGTAGTATTCGGTATCGTCTTTCTTCAGCGGGAACGGATCTTGATAGTGGAACGGTTTATTCGACATTGATCTCTCACTTGCAACATCAGCTGCGTTAAATTCACACTTGCGGCGCACGGCTCGGCGCCTTGTCAAAAAACTGCCTCCACCTTACGTATTTTTAATCAGTCAGTTATTGCGCCAAATCGCAAAATAACCGCTCTTTGCGTAAGGGGTTACCACAGGCGGCGTTTCAACCTTGCTCGGTGAGAACTGCGGGTACAGGCTCATCATGCACGCTTTATTATCCCGCAGTTAACACATTGATTACAATCCATCGGCGGCGATCGCCTTATCAATGTGGCGAAAAACCGGCGCGCGGCGCCAAGAAAGCGTCGGATGCGGATTTAGGCCGGGGCATATTGTCAGCCGCCGCGCCATTGCTTAAGCTAGGCCGCAATGAACAAACCAAGAATCCCCATCGCGCTGCAACAAGCGGTGATGCGCTGCCTGCGAGAAAAGCTGCAGTTGGCACGCCGGCATTTTGCCGTCGAGTTCCCCGAACCCAGCATCGTCTATCAGCAACGCGGCACCAGCGCGGGCACCGCCTGGCTGCAAAGCTGGGAAATCCGCCTGAATCCGGTACTGCTGCTGGAAAACCAACAGCCGTTTATCGATGAAGTGGTGCCGCACGAGTTGGCGCACCTGCTGGTATTTCGCCAATTCGGCCGGGTGGCGCCGCACGGCCGCGAATGGCGCTGGATGATGGAAAGCGTGCTGCTGACCCCCGCCAGCCGCACTCACCGCTTCGAAACCGCCTCGGTGCAAAGCAAAACCTTCCCCTACCGCTGCGGCTGCGGGCAGCACCAGCTCACCATTCGCCGCCATAACCGCGTGCTGCGCGGCGAAAGCGAGTACCGCTGCCGCCGGTGCGGCGAAAAACTGAAATTTCTCGCTAGCGAGAACCTTTAGTTAAACGATTTATACGTTAAAACAAGCAAATATCGCCATTTGCCACTGCCGGCAAGTTCCGTTACCCTGCCTGCTTTTCCAATTTTGAGCTGTTTTGGAATATGCTTCGCAGAATTTTGTTTATGGCGGTTTTCGCCGCAGGCGCCGTTCAGGCGCACGGCATCAATAACTTTTCTCAGGCCAAGGCGGCAGCGGCCAAGATTAACCAGGATGCGCCGGGCAGTTTTTACTGCGGCTGCCGCATCGACTGGCAAGGCAAGAAAGGCATCCCGGATCTCGCCGGCTGCGGCTATCAGGTGCGAAAAAATGCCCAGCGCGCGCAGCGCATCGAGTGGGAACACGTGGTGCCGGCCTGGCAGTTCGGCCACCAGCTGCAGTGCTGGCAGGACGGCGGGCGCAAGAACTGTAACAAAGACGCCACCTATCGCCAGATAGAAACCGATCTGCACAACCTGCAGCCGGCGATTGGCGAAGTGAACGGCGACCGCAATAACTTCATGTACAGCCAATGGAACGGCGGCGCAGGCCAATACGGGCAATGCCCGATGAAGGTGGACTTCAAGCATAAACAGGCGGAGCCGCCCGCCCGCGCACGCGGCGCTATTGCCCGCACCTACTTCTACATGCGCGATCGCTACCAACTGCGGCTGTCACGCCAGCAAACCCAGCTGTTCGAGGTGTGGAACCGGCAATATCCGGTGAGCCAATGGGAATGTCAGCGTGAAGCACGTATCGCCAAGGTGCAGGGCAACCACAACCCCTATATTCAACAGGCTTGTCAGCAGCAGAAAAGCTAACCTACTATAGCCTTTATCTTTCATGGCGCCGCCAACCCGCGGCGCCGTTTCGTCAGGATCAGACTACCCATGCGCATACCCCGCATTTACCATCCGCAGCCGTTGACCGATCGGGCGGAGATCGCCCTGAGCGAAGACGCCGCCAACCACGTCGGGCGCGTGCTGCGCATGAGCGCCGGCCAGGCGCTGCAGCTGTTCGACGGCAGCAACCAGGTGTTCGACGCCGAGATAGTCCGGGTGGACAAAAAGAGCGTGCTGGTGCGCCTCGGCGACGGCCGCGTGGATGACATCGAATCGCCGCTCAACCTGCATCTGGGCCAGGTCATCTCGCGCGGCGAGAAGATGGAGTTCACCATTCAGAAGTCCATCGAGCTGGGCGTCAACGTCATTACCCCGCTGTTTTCCGAGCGCTGCGGCGTCAAACTGGACGGCGAGCGTCTGGCGAAGAAAATCCAGCAATGGCAAAAGATCGCCATCGCCGCCTGCGAACAGTGCGGCCGCAACCGCATTCCCGAAATCCGCGAGGCGATGTCGCTGGAAGCCTGGTGCGCCGAGCAGGACGGCAGCCTGAAGCTCAACCTGCATCCGCGCGCCAGTCACAGCATCAACACCCTGCCGCAGCCGGTAGACCGCGTCCGCCTGCTGATCGGCCCGGAAGGCGGTTTGTCCGCCGACGAAATCGCCATGACCACCGACCACGGATTTACTGATATTCTGTTGGGACCACGCGTTCTGCGTACCGAAACCACAGCGCTCACCGCCATTACCGCTCTGCAGGTCCGTTTCGGCGACCTGGGTTAAAGGAGAAAAGATGATTAAGCTCGGCATCGTGATGGACCCTATCGATTCCATCAACATCAAGAAAGACACCAGCTTCGCCATGCTGCTCGAAGCGCAGCGCCGCGGTTACGAATTGCACTACATGGAGATGAACGATCTCTATCTGCACGCCGGTGACGGGCGCGCCCGCACCCGCCTGCTGAGCGTGAAGGAAGACAAGGAGAACTGGTTCAACTTCGGCGCCGAGCAGGATCTGGCGCTGCACGATCTGGACGTGATCCTGATGCGCAAGGATCCGCCGTTCGATACCGAATACATTTACGCGACCTACATTCTGGAGCGCGCCGAGGTCAAAGGCACGCTGGTGGTCAACAAGCCACAAAGCCTGCGCGACTGCAACGAGAAGCTGTTCACCGCCTGGTTCCCGGAACTGACGCCGGACACGCTGGTCAGCCGCAGCGCCGCGCACATCCGCAAATTCCACCAGCAGCACGGCGACGTCATCCTGAAGCCGCTGGACGGCATGGGCGGCGCGTCTATCTTCCGTGTGAAGCAGGACGATCCTAACCTGTCGGTGATCATCGAAACCCTGACCGAACACGGCAGCCGTTTCTGCATGGCGCAGAACTTCCTGCCGGCGATCAAGGACGGCGACAAACGCATCCTGGTGGTGGACGGCGAGCCGGTGCCTTACTGCCTGGCGCGCATTCCGGCGCAGGGCGAGACCCGTGGCAACCTGGCGGCCGGCGGCCGCGGCGAAGCGCGTCCGCTGAGCGAGAGCGACTGGAAAATCGCCCGCGCCGTCGCGCCGACGCTGAAAGAGAAAGGGCTGATCTTCGTCGGCCTGGACGTGATCGGCGATCGCCTGACCGAGATCAACGTGACCAGCCCAACCTGCGCGCGCGAAATTGAGGCGGCATTCCCCATCTCGATTACCGGCATGCTGATGGACGCGATTGAAAAGCGCCTGGCGGCGAAGTAATGCGCATGCGGGCGGCAAGCCGCCCGCTATCCAGCATAGCGCCCGCCAAAGCGCGCCTTTGCACGCGGCTTGAAAGGCAGCGGGTATAGCCGCATACTGTCGGCTGTTTATTTTCTCACCCATTGATTACCTTATACTAACGCCATGAATTTACAGCACCATTTTCTGATCGCCATGCCCACCCTGCAGGATCCTCGCTTCAAGCGCTCGGTGATTTACGTCTGCGAGCATAACGAAGAAGGCGCCATGGGTTTGGTGATCAATAAACCGGTGGAGCAGTTCACGGTAGCCACGGTACTGAGCAAGCTGAAGATCATGCCACCTGCGCGCGATCCGGCCATCAGCCTGGACAAGCCGGTGTTCGCCGGCGGCCCGCTGGCGGACGATCGCGGGTTTATCCTGCATACGCCGCGCCACGGCTTCGGCGCCAGCATTCAAATCTCCCCCAACACCATGATCACCACCTCGAAAGACGTGCTGGAAACGCTCGGCACCCCGGAACAACCGGACGACGTGCTGGTGGCGCTGGGTTATGCGGGTTGGGAAAAGGGCCAGCTGGAGCAGGAGGTGTTGGATAACGCCTGGCTGACCATCGAAGCCAACACCGACATTCTGTTCCGCACGCCGATCGCCAGCCGTTGGCGCGAGGCGGGGAACCTCCTGGGTATCGACATTCGCAGCATCGCCAACCACGCAGGACACGCCTGATGAGCAACCGCACCATTATCGCCTTCGACTTCGGCACCAAAAGCATCGGCGCGGCCGTCGGCCAGGAGTTGACCGGCAGCGCCCGCGCCCTGCCGGCTTTCAAAGCGCAGGACGGCTCGCCGGACTGGCTGAAAATCGAAAAGCTGCTGAAGGAGTGGCAGCCGGATCTGGTGGTGGTCGGCCTGCCGCTGAACATGGACGGCACCGAACAACCGGTGACCGCCCAGGCGCGCAAGTTCGCCAACCGCCTGCACGGCCGCTTCGGCATCCAGATCGATCTGCATGACGAGCGCCTGAGCACCGTGGAAGCGCGCGCCAACCTGTTCGATCGCGGCGGCTTCCGCGCGCT is part of the Serratia marcescens genome and encodes:
- a CDS encoding XdhC family protein; the protein is MQHLDVTVVSQAISWLQQQPVWLCTVLSTYGSSPRSPGALMAATRDGRYSGSLSGGCVEEDFLRRVAAGEYQAASQVIRYGEGGMTPNVALPCGGVLDVLIEYLPAGEDSIAYLQRIAGALEGHHALIKRLTLPNACHCLEQSHFTSATQVERRLEQITLHIAAAPRLLIAGLSSVALYCADFAVALGFEVLVCESRPEVLDNFAAELKPGVTLLRQFPAKFIEEGGCHANTAVVALTHDPRMDDLTLMEAIHTPAFYIGAMGSLRNSARRRQRLQQIAEFTPQELERIHAPIGLPLGSKTPAEIALAVMAAIVQQKNRLPAADGINAAAPPAPDVEAPNTAPLSRSANS
- the fumA gene encoding class I fumarate hydratase FumA, whose product is MSNKPFHYQDPFPLKKDDTEYYLLSRDHVSVSEFEGQEILKVAPEALTLLAQHAFHDASFMLRPAHQQQVADILDDPDASENDKYVALQFLRNSEIAAKGILPTCQDTGTAIIVGKKGQRVWTGGGDEAALSRGVYNTYIEENLRYSQNAALDMYKEVNTGSNLPAQIDLYSVDGEEYKFLCIAKGGGSANKTYLYQETKALLSPGKLKNYLVDKMRTLGTAACPPYHVAFVIGGTSAEATLKTVKLASTKYYDGLPTEGNEHGQAFRDLELEAELLQEAQNLGLGAQFGGKYFAHDIRVVRLPRHGASCPVGMGVSCSADRNIKGKINRDGIWLEKLEHNPGKFIPQELRQAGEGEAIKVDLNRPMAEILKQLSQYPVSTRLSLSGTIIVGRDIAHAKLKERLDRGEGLPQYVKDHPIYYAGPAKTPEGYASGSLGPTTAGRMDSYVDLLQSHGGSMIMLAKGNRSQQVTDACHKHGGFYLGSIGGPAAVLAQQSIKSLECVEYPELGMEAIWKIEVEDFPAFILVDDKGNDFFQKIQAGQCSSCLK
- a CDS encoding helix-turn-helix domain-containing protein; its protein translation is MGTQESHIRELLVWIEDNLTNPLSLDIVSAKSGYTKWYLQRMFKKQTGLSLASYIRARRLYLAAFALRFTQKSILDISVEYQFDNQQTFSRCFKKHFAESPSVYRHARKQDFSNLVRSLAASQPGDIQVERVSIARGQYAFHGKQYAYHLDIEKLDKSHLPQRSALRGQFYTLLGERPTQTYSFTQLVPDGERVRVDYTLGVTTEYPLREGVVLEALPEIHGEFCLFRYSGKPVALNDHIIQIYTQVLPEMGLARGDGPDMTVFSYSLSGKEELYLELQHLVPVVPLH
- the gshB gene encoding glutathione synthase gives rise to the protein MIKLGIVMDPIDSINIKKDTSFAMLLEAQRRGYELHYMEMNDLYLHAGDGRARTRLLSVKEDKENWFNFGAEQDLALHDLDVILMRKDPPFDTEYIYATYILERAEVKGTLVVNKPQSLRDCNEKLFTAWFPELTPDTLVSRSAAHIRKFHQQHGDVILKPLDGMGGASIFRVKQDDPNLSVIIETLTEHGSRFCMAQNFLPAIKDGDKRILVVDGEPVPYCLARIPAQGETRGNLAAGGRGEARPLSESDWKIARAVAPTLKEKGLIFVGLDVIGDRLTEINVTSPTCAREIEAAFPISITGMLMDAIEKRLAAK
- a CDS encoding nucleotidyltransferase family protein, whose translation is MTTGIVITAAGRGERFIQAGGQGNKLNTGFADAAGERRSLFEHTLRQALASGLPVQVVTRPDNLPVLAACAANQVPVTLLASSGLGDSIAAGVAATPHWQGWLIHLADMPFVGAEVFRQVADALRQHAIVRPCYAQQPGHPVGFSALLRKPLCQLRGDNGARELLQGAALHLLPLEHPGVVQDIDLPSQLPASE
- a CDS encoding xanthine dehydrogenase family protein molybdopterin-binding subunit; its protein translation is MSNFNPSRRRFIKSAVIAGVSVYLAPLYSRAYAALFEQKILQSPNWDPQTKRVRFRIDGRAKVMGQKVFARDIRAVDMPHWPQKQAHAFILRVTKADRLFEGIDLSLLGDDLQPDRLVTAEDLARDGLAFPAFYGDDMLLPSGKTPAYLGQAVAILIYHDFARFRFAKDKLKFREETIKYGAVTGPLERDPWGSFRYVRVGGDQPFDDDRFSSLKDTPIFPVSMKKHLPVWPEGREGGKLDQEGMRYAGLIADEMANPPADWLVMSRRYTTQSIDTSALEPDNANGWFDAQTQTLHLVVPTQSPQEVADEMPRMLAKRNPPVKQLILHPCYTVGYGSKDHYNFPYYGAVAAMYGDGHPVRLANDRFEQFQTALKRHAFDMNYRIAVNRQTGVMQSFLGDMTADGGGRSNFTPSVVMVGATAAQSIYYFPKSDLSSVGLASRAIDAGSARGYGTLQSMAATEMMVDELAAELKIDPIEFRLRNVLKSGMKNTQGAIPAGAIRADEVLEKAAKHEMWLKRAERKAEFESRHPGKRYGVGFGCVQKDFGTGAETSFARVELSEDGRITLHHSGAEMGTGMSTSQSVLCAQWLGKPADEAHFSVTDWSVLPMVTSGDPYLMSQEDQDKLQTNPNWTPSYCSPSSASNSAYYFSHSTREAARLIFDHGLWPAAMALWQAGIGGGQAAPLVVRREDARWVEGGLTAAGMSVLSLELLAKTAYQMGGVTGAAVHVFNRWQWAEADFTMNGKSERLPIDGMALRNAGGEFKPLARGQVYYPPTQRNNAAVTYYSAVGTLAEVAVDIATGQVELLNHHSIMECGNLIVPELVSGQLQGGLAMGIGHALHEYLPLYEDGPGNGTWNFNRYHLPRASDVAVWKQSGDILPALSETDPPKGMAEVVMIPIVAALVNAIADATGHRFRDLPVRAENIREVLQ
- the endA gene encoding deoxyribonuclease I → MLRRILFMAVFAAGAVQAHGINNFSQAKAAAAKINQDAPGSFYCGCRIDWQGKKGIPDLAGCGYQVRKNAQRAQRIEWEHVVPAWQFGHQLQCWQDGGRKNCNKDATYRQIETDLHNLQPAIGEVNGDRNNFMYSQWNGGAGQYGQCPMKVDFKHKQAEPPARARGAIARTYFYMRDRYQLRLSRQQTQLFEVWNRQYPVSQWECQREARIAKVQGNHNPYIQQACQQQKS
- the rsmE gene encoding 16S rRNA (uracil(1498)-N(3))-methyltransferase, with the translated sequence MRIPRIYHPQPLTDRAEIALSEDAANHVGRVLRMSAGQALQLFDGSNQVFDAEIVRVDKKSVLVRLGDGRVDDIESPLNLHLGQVISRGEKMEFTIQKSIELGVNVITPLFSERCGVKLDGERLAKKIQQWQKIAIAACEQCGRNRIPEIREAMSLEAWCAEQDGSLKLNLHPRASHSINTLPQPVDRVRLLIGPEGGLSADEIAMTTDHGFTDILLGPRVLRTETTALTAITALQVRFGDLG
- the ruvX gene encoding Holliday junction resolvase RuvX, whose protein sequence is MSNRTIIAFDFGTKSIGAAVGQELTGSARALPAFKAQDGSPDWLKIEKLLKEWQPDLVVVGLPLNMDGTEQPVTAQARKFANRLHGRFGIQIDLHDERLSTVEARANLFDRGGFRALDKGSVDSASAVVILESWFERQLG
- a CDS encoding SprT family zinc-dependent metalloprotease, coding for MNKPRIPIALQQAVMRCLREKLQLARRHFAVEFPEPSIVYQQRGTSAGTAWLQSWEIRLNPVLLLENQQPFIDEVVPHELAHLLVFRQFGRVAPHGREWRWMMESVLLTPASRTHRFETASVQSKTFPYRCGCGQHQLTIRRHNRVLRGESEYRCRRCGEKLKFLASENL
- a CDS encoding YqgE/AlgH family protein; translation: MNLQHHFLIAMPTLQDPRFKRSVIYVCEHNEEGAMGLVINKPVEQFTVATVLSKLKIMPPARDPAISLDKPVFAGGPLADDRGFILHTPRHGFGASIQISPNTMITTSKDVLETLGTPEQPDDVLVALGYAGWEKGQLEQEVLDNAWLTIEANTDILFRTPIASRWREAGNLLGIDIRSIANHAGHA